In Priestia megaterium NBRC 15308 = ATCC 14581, the following proteins share a genomic window:
- a CDS encoding SDR family NAD(P)-dependent oxidoreductase → MKTVLITGGATGLGKELAKLYAKDYNVILAGRNQHKLKEAQHELGDNVYTMSVDITKYEEVGKSVEKLLMQHSVDILINNAGIGHFGPLTDYTKQAIDEVIDTNVKGTIFLTQALMPHLLTRPEPKVMNIISTAGLRGKANESVYVASKFGVRGFTESLKVEYQDTSLHVIAAYMGGMNTPFWDHNNHIKDKSRLRSASEIAEIIYKQQNDSEDILF, encoded by the coding sequence ATGAAAACAGTGCTAATCACGGGCGGTGCGACGGGTCTTGGAAAAGAGCTCGCTAAACTTTACGCAAAAGACTACAACGTCATTCTAGCTGGACGCAATCAACATAAATTAAAAGAGGCGCAGCATGAGCTAGGAGACAACGTATATACGATGTCTGTAGATATTACAAAGTATGAAGAAGTAGGAAAATCTGTAGAAAAACTGCTGATGCAGCATTCAGTAGATATCCTTATCAACAATGCAGGCATTGGACATTTTGGTCCTTTGACCGATTATACAAAACAAGCCATCGATGAAGTCATCGATACAAATGTAAAAGGAACTATTTTTTTAACACAAGCGCTTATGCCTCATCTCTTGACGAGACCTGAACCTAAAGTTATGAATATCATTTCAACTGCAGGACTTCGCGGGAAAGCTAATGAAAGCGTCTATGTGGCAAGTAAGTTTGGCGTAAGGGGATTTACAGAAAGTTTAAAAGTGGAATACCAAGATACCAGCCTTCATGTGATTGCAGCTTACATGGGAGGCATGAATACCCCTTTTTGGGATCACAACAACCACATTAAAGATAAAAGCCGATTGCGCTCGGCTTCCGAAATTGCTGAGATTATTTATAAACAGCAGAATGACTCAGAAGATATTTTGTTTTAA
- a CDS encoding metal-dependent hydrolase, giving the protein MGIALGGLATLDPTVSANTATLDAVMIGVMAGSLAPDLDTVLKLRNNAQYIRNHRGITHSIPAVILWPLLIVLILSLLLPGANLLHLWMWTFAGVIIHVFVDIFNAYGTQALRPFTNKWIALGVINTFDYVIFSAHVLAILIWFIGAEPGPTFITLYVLLAFYYGLRFYMRHQIAKKLRKQFPDVIKLNISPTLRFTHWHLAVTTEKYFHVGRAIGEEIFIYDTFDKVPIPESAVIEVAKKDENLSAFLSFSPIYRWELDEYNDHIEVRFIDLRYRSKDYYPFVAVVQLDYDLNIICSYTGWIFSEKKLRKKLDYLPH; this is encoded by the coding sequence ATGGGAATCGCTTTAGGCGGCCTTGCAACATTAGACCCCACTGTATCTGCGAATACAGCCACACTGGATGCTGTAATGATTGGCGTAATGGCCGGGTCATTAGCACCTGATTTAGACACTGTTTTAAAGTTGCGAAACAATGCACAGTATATCCGCAATCACCGTGGAATTACACATTCTATCCCGGCCGTTATTTTATGGCCTTTGCTTATTGTGCTCATTCTTTCGCTTCTGCTGCCAGGAGCTAACTTGCTGCATCTATGGATGTGGACCTTTGCAGGCGTCATTATTCACGTTTTTGTTGATATCTTTAACGCTTATGGTACGCAAGCTTTACGGCCTTTCACAAATAAATGGATTGCGCTTGGCGTAATCAACACGTTTGATTACGTGATTTTCTCAGCTCACGTACTTGCGATTTTAATCTGGTTTATTGGAGCAGAGCCAGGACCAACATTCATTACGCTGTATGTGTTATTGGCATTTTACTATGGATTGCGCTTTTATATGCGCCACCAAATCGCCAAGAAGCTTCGAAAACAGTTTCCTGATGTTATCAAGCTCAATATCTCTCCTACGCTGCGTTTCACTCACTGGCACTTAGCTGTGACGACCGAAAAGTATTTTCATGTAGGAAGAGCAATCGGAGAAGAAATTTTTATTTATGATACGTTTGATAAAGTTCCAATTCCCGAATCAGCCGTAATTGAAGTAGCGAAAAAAGATGAAAATTTATCTGCTTTTCTTTCATTTTCACCTATTTATAGATGGGAACTGGATGAATATAACGACCACATTGAAGTGCGCTTTATTGATTTACGCTACCGCAGCAAAGACTACTATCCATTTGTAGCCGTAGTCCAGCTTGATTACGATTTAAATATCATTTGTTCGTACACAGGTTGGATTTTCAGTGAGAAAAAATTGCGTAAAAAGCTTGATTATCTCCCGCACTAA
- a CDS encoding YfhH family protein: MSEKRYSDMTTYELQQEIGSLQEKARKAEQLGMVNEYAVLERKVTMARSYLLDPEAFKAGEVYEIQGDPGSYFKIDYMNGVFAWGFRLGSPQNEEALPISMLKK, encoded by the coding sequence ATGTCTGAAAAACGTTACAGTGATATGACGACGTATGAACTTCAACAAGAAATTGGGTCTCTTCAAGAAAAAGCACGAAAAGCTGAGCAGCTTGGCATGGTCAATGAGTATGCAGTATTAGAAAGAAAAGTAACAATGGCTAGGTCGTATTTATTGGATCCCGAAGCGTTTAAAGCAGGGGAAGTATATGAAATTCAAGGAGATCCGGGTTCATATTTTAAAATTGATTATATGAACGGAGTTTTTGCGTGGGGATTTAGGCTTGGCTCACCGCAAAACGAAGAGGCACTGCCTATTTCCATGTTGAAAAAATAA
- a CDS encoding YfhE family protein — translation MSEKKRKENAKNTLSSAQEIYYGREFKKADRAGGYTKK, via the coding sequence ATGTCTGAAAAAAAACGAAAAGAAAACGCAAAAAATACGTTAAGTAGCGCTCAAGAAATCTATTACGGCCGTGAGTTTAAAAAAGCAGACCGTGCAGGCGGCTACACGAAAAAATAA
- a CDS encoding YfhJ family protein: MNDIFERLTNQLLNKNSSLSYAQARTWVELFWEDFESSYAKAGYDYKGKEATEKVVTMYINSYGDKLHEIAVKNPKYQHLLNNDDYLKH, translated from the coding sequence ATGAACGATATATTTGAAAGATTAACGAATCAGCTCTTAAATAAAAACAGTTCGCTCTCATATGCTCAAGCACGCACGTGGGTCGAGCTTTTCTGGGAAGATTTTGAGTCATCTTACGCAAAAGCAGGATATGATTATAAAGGGAAAGAAGCGACGGAAAAGGTTGTTACGATGTATATCAACAGCTACGGAGACAAACTTCATGAAATCGCGGTTAAAAACCCTAAATATCAGCATTTATTAAATAACGATGACTATTTAAAACATTAA
- a CDS encoding amidohydrolase, whose translation MKTILLKNATLYPITSKPIYNNDVLIQDGKIVLIGPNLQPPLQVEVIDCKQRYLFPGFIDVHTHLGLYDEGTGWAGNDANETIEPMTPHIRAFDSVHPLDPGFKDAIEAGITSVHIMPGSANVIGGTTSVIKTAGTSISQMLIQETAGLKIALGENPKRIHSHGNKESITRMGIMGMLREAFYHAKSSDNKDDLRIKPLIQALNREIPVRIHAHRADDILSALRLADEFNLDVRIEHCTEGHLIAKELGGRNLKVSVGPTLTRRSKVELKNKTWKTYQALCNEGVEVSITTDHPYTPIQYLNICASIAVREGLEEQKALEGITIAAARNLRIDQRIGSIEVGKDADLVLWSHHPFHYLAKPLFTMIDGKILFKKN comes from the coding sequence ATGAAAACCATTCTCTTGAAAAATGCAACGCTCTATCCTATTACGTCAAAACCTATTTATAATAATGATGTGCTCATTCAAGATGGAAAAATTGTTTTAATTGGGCCAAACTTGCAGCCTCCTCTTCAAGTAGAAGTCATTGACTGCAAACAGCGTTACTTATTCCCTGGATTTATTGATGTTCATACACATCTAGGACTATATGATGAAGGAACCGGCTGGGCCGGAAATGATGCTAACGAAACAATCGAGCCTATGACTCCGCATATCCGAGCTTTTGACAGCGTACATCCTTTAGATCCTGGGTTTAAAGATGCCATTGAAGCGGGTATTACGTCTGTACACATTATGCCTGGAAGTGCAAATGTGATCGGAGGTACAACGTCCGTTATTAAAACAGCCGGAACAAGTATTTCTCAAATGTTGATTCAAGAGACAGCTGGACTTAAGATTGCGCTAGGAGAAAATCCAAAACGAATCCACAGCCATGGCAACAAGGAATCCATTACACGAATGGGTATTATGGGGATGCTGAGAGAAGCCTTTTATCATGCAAAAAGCAGTGACAATAAAGATGATTTGCGAATCAAACCACTCATTCAAGCACTGAATAGAGAGATTCCCGTTCGAATTCATGCTCACCGAGCCGATGATATTCTATCAGCTCTGCGCTTGGCAGATGAATTTAATTTAGACGTTCGTATTGAACACTGTACAGAAGGTCACTTAATTGCTAAAGAGCTAGGCGGAAGAAACTTAAAAGTAAGCGTGGGACCAACTTTAACACGCCGCTCAAAGGTTGAACTGAAGAATAAAACATGGAAAACCTATCAAGCTCTCTGCAATGAAGGAGTAGAAGTTTCTATTACAACAGACCATCCTTATACGCCCATTCAGTACCTAAATATTTGTGCATCCATTGCCGTACGTGAAGGGCTCGAAGAACAAAAAGCATTAGAAGGCATCACGATTGCTGCTGCTCGAAATCTTCGTATTGATCAGCGAATCGGCAGTATCGAAGTAGGAAAAGACGCTGATTTAGTGCTATGGAGCCATCATCCCTTTCACTACTTAGCAAAGCCCCTTTTCACCATGATAGATGGTAAAATATTATTTAAAAAAAATTAA
- the mutY gene encoding A/G-specific adenine glycosylase — MKQSKDIVQNFDIRAFQDDLISWFEQEQRILPWRQDQDPYKVWVSEIMLQQTRVDTVIPYFNNFISKFPTIKDLAYANEDDVLKAWEGLGYYSRARNLQTAVREVHEQYGGEVPNTPAEISKLKGVGPYTTGAILSIAYGVPQPAVDGNVMRVLSRILSVWDDIAKPKTRKLFEDIVHEIISKDNPSYFNQGMMELGAIVCTPTSPSCLLCPVREHCRAFEEGVQNELPVKSKKKAPRALQLAAVVIRDEDGNYLIHKRPSKGLLANLWEFPNIEVDLSIAPDHQQLQAFIQNEYGADIKINAPFTTIQHVFSHIVWNVTVYEAELVSDISALKNLKVVSEKDLEQYAFPVSHQKILKEYLLVK, encoded by the coding sequence GTGAAACAAAGTAAAGATATTGTACAAAATTTCGATATTCGAGCATTTCAAGATGACTTAATCTCTTGGTTTGAGCAGGAACAGCGCATTCTACCTTGGCGTCAAGATCAGGACCCTTATAAAGTGTGGGTATCTGAAATTATGCTTCAACAAACGAGAGTAGATACGGTCATTCCGTATTTTAATAATTTTATTAGCAAATTTCCCACTATTAAAGATTTAGCTTATGCGAATGAAGATGATGTGTTAAAAGCGTGGGAAGGATTAGGCTATTATTCCCGTGCCCGTAATTTACAAACCGCCGTTCGAGAAGTTCACGAACAATACGGGGGAGAAGTTCCGAATACGCCAGCAGAAATCTCTAAACTAAAAGGAGTAGGCCCTTATACAACAGGAGCTATTTTAAGTATTGCATACGGAGTGCCGCAACCTGCTGTAGATGGAAATGTCATGCGTGTGCTATCGCGCATTTTATCCGTTTGGGATGATATTGCAAAACCGAAAACAAGAAAGCTGTTTGAAGATATCGTGCATGAAATTATTTCAAAAGATAATCCTTCCTATTTCAATCAAGGCATGATGGAACTGGGCGCCATTGTCTGTACACCAACTTCTCCTTCCTGTTTGTTATGTCCAGTTCGCGAACACTGCCGCGCGTTTGAAGAAGGAGTGCAGAATGAGCTTCCTGTTAAATCAAAGAAAAAAGCGCCGCGTGCTCTTCAGCTTGCTGCAGTGGTGATTAGAGACGAGGACGGAAATTATCTGATTCATAAACGTCCAAGCAAAGGACTTTTAGCTAACCTATGGGAATTTCCAAATATAGAAGTAGATCTTAGTATAGCGCCAGATCATCAGCAGCTTCAGGCATTTATTCAAAATGAGTACGGAGCTGATATTAAAATTAATGCGCCGTTTACCACAATTCAGCACGTATTTTCTCATATCGTCTGGAATGTCACAGTATATGAAGCAGAGCTGGTAAGTGATATCAGTGCATTAAAAAACTTGAAAGTAGTTTCTGAAAAAGATTTAGAACAATATGCATTTCCTGTTTCCCATCAAAAAATCTTAAAAGAATATTTACTTGTTAAATAA
- the recX gene encoding recombination regulator RecX translates to MPVVTKITTQKNSGERYNVYLDYGKGEEFGFGVDENVLIKYDLKKGRELDEFELTEIQYADDEKKAYNLAITYLSYRMRSEKEVHDYLKKKEINSTIIQQVIQKLVSHRYLNDEEFAKAFVLTQMNTTSKGPSVIQRELKEKGISDSTITLSLCEYPEEQQIQTAVKLIEKLKGKYKKLSQVMMKQKMEQALAVKGYSFSIIQEAFQRTNTEKESDEAWEALQYQGMKAHRRFSKYEGWEYQQKMKQALYRKGFSIDQIQSFLDSIEEE, encoded by the coding sequence ATGCCTGTTGTCACAAAAATCACAACGCAAAAGAATAGCGGTGAACGTTATAATGTGTACTTAGATTATGGTAAAGGTGAAGAGTTTGGCTTTGGTGTTGACGAAAATGTCCTCATCAAATATGACTTGAAAAAAGGTCGTGAGCTTGATGAATTTGAATTAACGGAAATTCAGTACGCAGATGATGAGAAAAAAGCTTATAATTTAGCGATCACTTACTTATCTTATCGAATGCGCTCTGAAAAAGAGGTACATGATTATTTGAAGAAAAAAGAAATTAACTCTACTATTATTCAACAAGTTATTCAGAAATTAGTCAGCCACCGTTATTTAAATGATGAAGAGTTTGCAAAAGCATTCGTGTTAACTCAAATGAACACGACATCAAAAGGACCAAGTGTGATTCAAAGAGAATTAAAAGAAAAGGGAATTTCTGATTCCACTATTACCCTTAGTTTATGTGAATACCCTGAAGAACAGCAAATTCAAACTGCTGTGAAATTAATTGAAAAGTTAAAAGGAAAATATAAAAAATTATCTCAAGTAATGATGAAACAAAAAATGGAACAAGCATTGGCAGTGAAGGGCTATTCATTTTCTATTATTCAAGAAGCATTTCAGCGCACGAATACAGAAAAAGAAAGCGATGAGGCATGGGAAGCTCTGCAATACCAAGGAATGAAAGCTCATCGTCGTTTTTCAAAGTATGAAGGCTGGGAATATCAGCAAAAAATGAAGCAGGCTCTTTATAGGAAAGGATTCTCTATTGACCAAATTCAATCATTTCTAGATTCTATTGAAGAGGAATAA
- a CDS encoding GNAT family N-acetyltransferase, which translates to MLKKRDLNDCQSLYELMVHPDVFPFVRHKAHSYEEFLFVTKQTMEAEDHGEIISRTILDEWGNPIGTINLFDVQDQAGFLGTWLGKPFHGKGYNQIAKEAFFNELFFELNIERIFMRIRKINIRSIKAAEKLPYAVLANETHKALYDEINQHEDVYDLYEIPKDLYTLYYLRHEQDVQEDHQLKEA; encoded by the coding sequence ATGTTAAAAAAACGTGACCTAAATGACTGTCAATCTCTATACGAACTCATGGTACATCCTGATGTCTTCCCTTTTGTTCGTCATAAAGCCCATTCCTATGAAGAATTTTTATTTGTGACTAAACAAACGATGGAAGCAGAAGATCATGGAGAAATTATTTCTCGCACGATTTTAGACGAATGGGGTAACCCTATCGGCACCATTAATTTATTTGATGTACAGGACCAAGCTGGTTTTTTAGGCACTTGGCTTGGCAAACCGTTTCATGGAAAAGGATATAATCAAATTGCAAAAGAAGCGTTCTTTAATGAACTGTTCTTTGAGTTAAATATAGAGCGAATTTTTATGCGAATTCGTAAAATCAATATCAGGTCTATTAAGGCTGCAGAAAAACTGCCTTATGCAGTACTTGCAAATGAAACACACAAAGCTTTATACGATGAAATTAATCAACATGAAGACGTATATGATTTATACGAAATTCCAAAAGACTTGTATACATTATACTACTTGCGTCACGAACAAGACGTTCAAGAAGATCACCAGCTTAAAGAAGCGTAA
- a CDS encoding small, acid-soluble spore protein K, whose product MRNKAKDFTNQHHTKLEGEPRAKAEYASKRANGTINTHPQERMHASNEREE is encoded by the coding sequence ATGCGCAATAAAGCAAAAGATTTTACAAACCAACATCATACTAAGCTTGAAGGCGAACCTCGCGCAAAAGCTGAGTACGCTTCAAAACGTGCAAATGGAACAATTAACACGCATCCTCAAGAACGTATGCATGCTTCTAATGAGCGCGAAGAATAA
- a CDS encoding TIGR01777 family oxidoreductase: MKIVIAGGTGFVGKALTKHFLTQKHYVYILTRNADKAARDPKLKYVEWMQESSQPEEHVEGADVFINLAGVSLNSGRWTDERKKAIVESRLSSTQEILRIMAALPEKPSLYVNASAVGYYGTSTTETFTEASPSIGTDFLAETVKKWENEALKAMELNIRTVLTRFGVILGKDGGALPSTALPYKLFAGGTVGSGEQWMSWVHLQDVVKIIDYCIHTKQIEGPVNVTAPNPVQMKEFGKKIGKVLNRPHWMPVPSFGLQLLMGEMSMIILKGQRVLPEKLIQQNYIFTYTVLEDALRDLL; encoded by the coding sequence ATGAAAATTGTTATTGCTGGAGGAACTGGGTTCGTAGGTAAAGCTTTAACAAAACATTTTTTAACACAAAAACATTATGTATATATTTTAACACGCAATGCAGATAAAGCTGCAAGAGATCCGAAACTTAAATATGTAGAGTGGATGCAAGAAAGCAGCCAACCTGAAGAGCATGTAGAAGGAGCAGACGTTTTTATCAATTTAGCTGGCGTTTCACTTAACAGCGGCCGCTGGACGGACGAGCGCAAAAAAGCCATTGTGGAAAGTCGCCTTTCTTCTACTCAAGAAATCCTTCGTATTATGGCTGCCTTACCCGAAAAACCGTCCCTTTATGTAAATGCAAGCGCAGTTGGTTATTACGGGACATCAACTACAGAAACATTCACAGAAGCTTCTCCATCCATCGGCACAGACTTTTTAGCTGAAACGGTAAAAAAGTGGGAAAATGAAGCGTTAAAAGCGATGGAACTCAATATTCGTACTGTTTTAACAAGGTTCGGCGTTATATTAGGCAAAGATGGCGGGGCACTCCCTTCTACTGCCCTTCCTTATAAATTATTTGCAGGAGGAACAGTTGGTTCAGGAGAGCAGTGGATGTCTTGGGTGCATCTTCAAGACGTCGTCAAAATTATTGATTATTGTATTCATACCAAACAAATAGAAGGACCTGTTAACGTAACTGCCCCAAATCCCGTCCAAATGAAAGAGTTTGGAAAGAAGATTGGCAAAGTGTTAAATCGCCCTCACTGGATGCCCGTACCTAGCTTTGGCCTTCAGCTGCTGATGGGAGAAATGAGTATGATTATTTTGAAAGGACAGCGTGTTTTACCTGAAAAATTGATTCAACAGAATTACATTTTTACATATACTGTATTAGAAGATGCATTGCGAGATTTACTCTAG